The genomic stretch CCTTGCACACCTCCACCTTGGCCTTGACCTGCCCCAGCGCTCCTTGGGCGGTGTCGCAGGGATGGGCCTCTTTACTCGGCTGGCTGTTGTCAGTGGTTGGATCCGTCTCGTCGACCACAGCCGTGGCTGCATCCTGCTCGTCCGACGACTTGGCCTCTTCGCCGCTCCCCTGCTCATCCGGCTTGGGGGGAAGCTGCTCCGTGGTTGAAGTTAGCTCCTCCCTCAAATCTTTTTCCTCTTGTTCTCGCATTTTCTTGTAGTGAAGGCAAGGGATGCTGCTGGTAGGGGGGTCGTGTTTCTATACGGAAAAAacgggcaaaaaaaaaaaatacaaaactttaaGATAATGTTTTGTTGCTGTAAAGCTTCAGTTTATGTAGAGGACAAACAACTTCTTAAAATGAGATATTTCAATTAACCGATATTGGCTGAAAgctataaaaaacattttaaagaaaacccttaaatatgttactttttaaatataatttgtgTTGAGTGTTAAACAGCTGCTCTTTACCCTAATACTGCCAGTTCCAATGAAGTACGGTCTGGACCAGGTCACCACTCTAGTTTCTCTGTGCAGGTAGACTGGAATGCCCGAGTTATGGAATGTCATGATCCATCCATCTGGAAGAGGCTCAGTAGGCGGACGTCCCCGACCTGAAGCATGGAGACAAAAGAAGACTTTATGTGGAAAACGAACCAATGTGGAGAATAAAAAgtcccactcagatgaaaactatgtttttaataCGTTCTTGCAGCATTGTTCTCATGATGGGACacttaaatgaagaaaatttagcttaaaattgaatttttgagtatttctttatttaaattgttgataATCAgtagcagacgaaaaaaaagcagttaaaataagattaaaaaaagcttaaaattgcaattaCTGGTAATGTAACTTACAAATTGTTGGTCActttgttaaaagttaaaggtTTATCCATTGAAAATTTGCGCTAAATGTGGTCTAACATGTACATTATTGCAAAAAGTATTCACTCATTCACTGATTTTACAAGTAAGACGTGAAGTCCAGGTGTAAACCTCTACTTGAGGTGGATTTTTAAGCTCTTTAGTATCGGGTAGaatcaggatcagcttgaagtgaatgaaaaaacagatcaaaaacttaaaaatagactttttatttgaaaactggagaaaaaaatagaagatttgaaaacaagacagtgTAAATTTtataaaacctgaaaatttgaaaaagaaaaaaattaaaaataattcttgaaaatttaaaaaaaaaaaaaaaatagtgaaagcCCCGCCCTCTTGTAAAAATTAGGCTCAGTTCAGCagcgaaaactcaaaaatctgaattgagaCTGAAAAACttaggactgaaagtgaagataaaaaaaataaaataaaattcaaacagcagctgttagtaattaacagctgctgtttgaattttatttttttctgaatcttttttGTCCAatcagtaatttttacatttggtttttttattttaaattttcattttttttttcaaattttcaagatttatttatttattttttaggtttttttacttttcaaaaacatttttttattttttcaaatttaggtCTTGTGTcgaaattttccatttttttcagttttcaaattttccgaaatttttcttttttttttttcaaatttacgtctcattttcaaattttgcattttttcagttttcaaatgttcaaacatttttttcagtcgtcttcttttttttacacgttttttttatctgttttttaaggcCCATGAAAcacttgcttttttaaattaatattcaaagaatgcttaaaatgattttctaaaGGGCAACCactacaaaaataatgaaaaaaaacacagatttattttgaaaaagccCAATTTCCCCACACAGAAGAAGCACCATGCAACTATATTAACCTTTATCCAAACTGTAGTTCCAACGGTACCAGAATAGAATCAGTGCACCACTCACTCTTCAGGACGGTCTTGATTTTGGTCATCATCGGCTGAACCCCTCCTTCCCCATCGGACTGGTGATCACTGTCGCCGCCATATTTGTCTTCAGCTTGGCGCATTTTCTTTGGCATGGGCATGCCCTCCTCCAACAGCGCGTCCACATCCGTGTCAAACTCCACCTGGAACAGCCGGCGGTTAACACGGCAGACAGGGATGAGTGAAACTGCAGCGGCGagaagaggagctgctgctgggaAAAAACTCCAAGTGAACCAAAGGCAGAAAGAACTCGACTGGGAGATGAAAAACTAAAGTcaagtttctttttgacagggaaacatgtttaaatgattttgatGGATTAAATAAAGAGatacaattaaagaaaaagaatttaaaatgtatgcttttaaaggaaaaaaaatgaagccagCTTAATTTCTGAAGTTGAAATGGTCTTTGAGTCATTAAATGAAGATTTCTGGTTTACAGCCGTCCTCAAAGCCTCGTGACTACGTCAAGTAACTGTtagattttcatattttcttttctcagcaTTTAATATCAAACCTATAATAGTTATTCTCTTAGTACAGGAGTGCTAAAATGAACCGCCGGTGTTAAGGAAGAACTGCGTGCTGCTCTCAgcataataaaagtaaaatgaacaTTGTGGTTATAATAATCAACCACATTTAAACAGCATTTCCACTGCTAGCATGTAAAATTCAtctatatttttacaaaaaatgagcttttattttgtcttcagaacaggaatttaagttaaaataaatgaatcgaATACTTTTATGTAGACTATCACAGAATATTTTCCTTTCAGGTGTTTTAATGAGATCATAAAATCAGAGGAATGTTTCTCTGCTCTGATTTGACAGAGTTCATGTTTTATAGGAGGGTTTCCCCTCACCTTCTGTACGAGTCGCTTGACTAAAGCCTTCAGCGATGATGCAGCTTTTTAGTAGATGAGGTGATGACAGCATGACTAAATGCAAGCTTGAACATCTATAGAAGCGGTCTAAAACGTTTTTCAGAACACGGACTGGTTTAATGTCTGACACTTTTCACCGACTGGTCTGTGTGAGGCTGAAGTGAATgagcaattttgtttttttagcttctaGTTTGCATTAAATTTTGAGGGTAGTTTATTTTCATCCTCTAAAatatctgctgctgctttaagCTTTACTTGAACAGCAGATTGTGTGTAGGAACCATATAAATGTGATTTTCCCTTAACCAATAACTGTaaaagtggaagctaaaaaaagaaaagaaaaaatgtgacttttaaaatacaatgaataaacacacaaaaagtaacagaaactgtcttttttctaaatataattgTGCATCTACCATTTGAGAAACTTCATGGCAGAATCCTCATCACATTAGACTagcatattttatttacattattcaTTTGGTATGTTGGAAcaacttttacaataaatccatatttggagtaaagacttcTGCTTGTTGTCTGttaaaagcagctttattttattttaaaggcaaaagcttttctgcagcaaaaagaaactccaaatgtgttcattttttgctaactttgctATCATGGGGGTTCAATTTGAAGGACGTAGCGGTTGGATGTTAAACACCCTATCGAGTGACTAGGCATGCATCAACATCGAGTCGGATGTAgtggagagaatccagtagttttccaaaataaaacttccttcagaatcagatcaCCCCACATTTAATGTGATCTCACTTTTATTGAGGAACATAATGACCAGCAAGACTTCATGCGTCACAGTGAACCTCAAAACAAAACCCATGTTCCATTTGCTCGAGTTTTAGCATGTTCTCTCTTATTATCCTCACCATTACTTTTTCAGTGCTGACTCCTGGACTTgtaaatttctttaatttatacCAAATGTTTGTGAACATGTGAAATAATTCACTTCTATCTCATTATACTACATTTATATGAAGAACTTGTGATCTTGCTGAGCAAATGTGCTTTCTAATGGTCTTGTTGgcagaaatgtataaataaataatttggaaaatatGTTGGTCAATTTGTTTTCTCTCTCCGGTAGAGTATCAATGGACCTCTGGACAGGTTGGTAATGTTCTATGGTACATCTATGGGTTAAAACACATTTGaggaattaaaataataataaaatttaaaaaaaactccaagcGCAGACACTGAACATTCCTGGTAATGTATAAAGTTGTGTTAATATGNNNNNNNNNNNNNNNaaaaaaaaaaaaaacagtcacaatTGATCATAAAATGATATTTCAGTTGAAGGATGTCTACATATAAAATGCAAATGACATATCGTGTCAGAATGTAAGCacaaaaatcattcaaaagAGTGAAGAAATACCAAAATAttgaataatattttcatttgggTGGAAGTGGGTTTTAGCTGGGAGCTAAGTCTGCAGATGTGAGTCCCAACGTACCTCGTAAGGGAAAGCTCCAGCATCCACCTGGTCGTGGGGAACCATGCCCTCAGACTTAAGGCCGTCGTTCTCTCCATCGTCCTGATCCAACAGGTTTTCGTAGAGGTCATCCAACTCATCCAGAACTGCAAACTCTACCCTATTTTCCATGTCCACCTCAGCCTCCTCCGACTTCCTGCCTGCTGCGTCTCCTGCTCCAGAGCTACCTGCCTCCTGCATGCTCGCCAGCTCCTGCAGTTCTCCATTCAGACTAGCTAAGCCATTGTCACTCCCTGCCTCTTCGCCCTCCCCGGTGTACAACACTTTCCTGTCCTTGCTGCTACTACTattactgctgctgctgctgctttcagtgAAGCTCACACTGATCTTGACATCTCTGAGCAGCTTGAGGTCTGGCAGAAACTTGGTGACCGGGGGAGCGTGGCGAGCGGTTCTTGGGCACGGAGGGTTGGAACCGGCCTCGTTGGAAAGGTGGTTactaaaagtaaataaaccCTTGCCGAGAGGCTCCTGCGTCCCGTCCTCTGGGGTGTACGTGAATCCATCACCACCAGAGCTAACGTCCATTACCTCTGCGTCACTGGACGTTTGCAGGGGAGGTGGTGGAGGTGCCCTGCCTTGTTCCAGGCCAAAATCATCAGGAGGCTCTAATGGGAGTGGGGGTAAAACATCATCTAGctccattttttctttaattaagagCTACAACTTCAATCTGAcagctatattttttaaaagacaaagttACACTTGATTTGTGTTCATCTTTGACACCAAAtcagaaaacatgaagaaactcATCCCTGTTTAGACCGCGTGCCAGAGGTGTTTATGCTAAGCTGACTACATTGCTCTTTTCATTAATGTAGACAGCTTTCAAAATCACTGTCTCAATTATTGGAAATCACAATGCATTCAGCTTATGGAATAGAGACTCAGACCACCCTCCAATGTGAACATCAGGGAGCTACAGGaggggaaaagaagaagaaaaaaaaggccggtaaagaaaaaaaaataag from Oryzias melastigma strain HK-1 linkage group LG9, ASM292280v2, whole genome shotgun sequence encodes the following:
- the dgcr8 gene encoding microprocessor complex subunit DGCR8; protein product: MELDDVLPPLPLEPPDDFGLEQGRAPPPPPLQTSSDAEVMDVSSGGDGFTYTPEDGTQEPLGKGLFTFSNHLSNEAGSNPPCPRTARHAPPVTKFLPDLKLLRDVKISVSFTESSSSSSNSSSSKDRKVLYTGEGEEAGSDNGLASLNGELQELASMQEAGSSGAGDAAGRKSEEAEVDMENRVEFAVLDELDDLYENLLDQDDGENDGLKSEGMVPHDQVDAGAFPYEVEFDTDVDALLEEGMPMPKKMRQAEDKYGGDSDHQSDGEGGVQPMMTKIKTVLKSRGRPPTEPLPDGWIMTFHNSGIPVYLHRETRVVTWSRPYFIGTGSIRKHDPPTSSIPCLHYKKMREQEEKDLREELTSTTEQLPPKPDEQGSGEEAKSSDEQDAATAVVDETDPTTDNSQPSKEAHPCDTAQGALGQVKAKVEVCKDESIELEDFRQYLEKCFDFEQVTVKKFRTWAERRQFNRDVKRKRAESERPILPANQKLITLSVQDAPTKKEFVINPNGKSEVCILHEYMQRVLKVRPVYDFFDCENSSEPFGASVIIDGVTYGTGTASSKKLAKNKAARATLEILIPDFVKQTSEEKPVEGDELEYFNHISIEDSRVYELTNKAGLLSPYQILHECLKRNHGMGDTSIKFEVIPDKNQRSEYVMTCGKHTVRGWCKNKRVGKQLASQKILQMLHPHVKNWGSLLRMYGRESSKMVKKENSDKSVIELQQYAKKNKPNLHILNKLQEEMMKLAAQREETRKKPKITIMESAQPGSEPLCTVDV